DNA from Deltaproteobacteria bacterium:
AAACTTGTTGGCTAGGAGTGACTCTCGAAGCAAGTCTCGTACTTCGGCCAATGGCTTTCCACGTAGAGCATTTTTCAGGGCTTGCACGAAGCACCGATCGGCGAAGATGCAGTTGGGATGGGCATGTGTCAAACTTGCTTGGGCATCTATGAGCATTTGATGGTCTTGAATTGGGAGATCTAGTAGCGCTAGCGGCGCGACCCGCATTAATGATCCATTCCCTTGTTCATCCTCATTTTGCGTCCCGCCAAATTTCATTCCATTTTTCATTCTTCCAATGGCGGCGGCGGTCGCAATCCCGATGCCGGGCGGGTTGGAATCAAGATAGTCGATCATATTTTTCCTAAGCCGATTGATATCGAGGCCTGAAATGCCTGGCATGGCTTTCAAAACGAGAAGTGCTAGGGCGGTGTCGTCTGTTGCGGCACCTTTACGGTGATTTCGCTGAATGCAGTCGATCATTGATCGGTGATCTAAGGACGGGTTCTTGTCACTAAACTCGACAGGCGCCCCCAGCGAGTCTCCAGCATGAAGTCCAAGAAGCATTCCTAGAACTCTTCGTCGCTCGTAATAAGCTTTCATTATTCTACCTGCTTTCTATTGAAGGTCCTAGAAACGACTATTCGAATTTTAAGGCTTCATAGTGGCAACGGGGGTCACAAGCGTGGGGTGTCTGGCTGATCCTCAACGGCGTGACCTCACCTGACACGGTAAGAAAGCAAAATAGTGTTTTGTAAGCCAGGAGGTGAAACATGCTTTTAAAAATTCCGCTTGTTTTCTTTGCGCGATTTCTCGTCTGGACCGTCTCGCTAACTTTCAACTTTGGCTTCTGGCTTGTTGTTGCTTATTTCATTTTGATGGCCGGAAAAAAATAAGGGGGTTTGTGTGAACAGTTTTTTAACAAATGAGGTTCTTAATAGCATTGCCTCTCAGGCCTATGGACGTCTTGTAAGCGCTGAAGACATATTTATAAATCAAGGCTTTTACGGGCGTGATCCGTATTTTGTGTTTTTAAAGGGTTACCAGTTGATTGTTTGTTTCTTAAGAGAAAAGCCCTTTTCTCTTACAGAGCGCGAGAGTTTAGAGATTCAAGGTGGTTCACACTTTAAAGGGCACGTGATTCGATTTTGGCAAAATGGATCGTCTGTTGAAATTAAGAACGCGTTGAGTGAAATGGATTTTGATTTTGACCGGCTGGACTTGACGACACGCCTGCAGATGTCGATGTGGGAATGGGCTTCGTTTGCATGTGCGGTTTTGAAGGAAAGGCTCGTTAAGGCTGGTGAAGAGATTCAGGTGGTGCAGACTCTTATAATGGGTCCACCGCACATTGTTTCTAAAAATGGAAATCACATGCATTTTCGTTTTGTGATGGGTTTTCCTCACGGCCCAAGTTTACCGGGGTTTTATCCCGACAAAAAATTACTAGAAGCGATCGTCAGTAACATGGAAATCCCAGACGACTGTTCGGCGTCGTTCTCGATAGTCTATGTGCCGATCAAAGACCTTCAGATGGATCCGCATGATCCGCGCTTTCCTCAATTTCCGCCTGTGCGTCGATCAAAGCTAGGTGTCGGTGAAATCACTGAAACTGCTGTTGCGAAGTATGATTCTTCCGCGGTGCTAACTATTTATAAGCGATCGGAGTAATTGAGTTGCGATAGCGTAGGAAAAGTACGTTTGTGAACTAATAATCTTCGAATCTCGCATTAGGCCCGCCCTTAGATGAAAAGGCGGGCTTTGAACACTTCTAGGATTACCAAGAAGTTTGAGTGAGCGTTAAAAGCGTCTCGTCGGTGTCTTCAGCAACTCCGTCGTTGTCAGTATCGTAGACCACATAGGCTGTGTTTGACGCTTTTACGTAAACTAGGAACGCTGCACGAAATCCAGATCCACGCGCGACGAAGTCAGACAGCTTGATGTAACCGCCTGTAATTGATCCTGGTAGAACGACGGTCACTGCGTTTTGATCTGTGTCGGTGTCGCCGCCGTTTGCATAGATCGTTGCAAAGGCCCCAAGTAGAATTATCGATCCATCTGAGTATTTGACGATTTGTCCCCCAGAAAAGAAACAGGAGTGTCCGACATACTCGATGCATAGGTCAGTTGTTGAACTACTTAGTCTGACGTTTGAAGTAACACTGAGGTCTGACGGATCCGGAGTCTCGGGCGCGGGAGTAGCCGGGGCGGCGGCTGCTGGGCTACCGCCTCCTCCGCCGCTACAGCCAATCGTCATCGTCGCAATTAGCGCCAATAGGCCAATAGAAGTGATTCGACCCGAAGAGATTCGTATTGATAAGTTTGTAGCTACGTTCCGCACAGGACCCTCCCTTTTTTAGGTTAAGAAACTATCGGCGGCGCGCGTGGCATGTGAGGACACGGGCGTTTTATGTGTCAGTCTGATTCGCTCTTCTGGAAATCAATGCGTGTCCTTAGGTGCCACTTCCAATTGATATTCTAGTGTCGGACTTACGAGGAGGCCCAGGTGCCAGAAACAATCACGATCAGCACGACGACTCTGCTCCTGATCATTTGGCTTGCGACGGATCCGCCAGATATCTTTGGATTAATTAGCGTACTGCTTTGGGGAGCGCTGGCCCTTTTGGTATTTGCTTTTCAAATGCTGTTCACAACAGTTGGCGCTGTTACCGCGTTGATCGCCTCGTACTTCATTTGGGGACATGACGGTCCAATGTTTATTCTCTGCTCAATTGGTGTCTTAGGACTGATCGGCCTAGTTTTAGCTCATTTATATCCACAGAAACCAGAAGACAAAGAACAGGTAGAAGTGAAGTCATGATGCAGTCATTGGATACAGCACTTCATTTAACTAGTGAGACTTATTCGAGCGGCTCGCAGCTTCGAGAATTTCCGCAGTATTCAAGGCACTATGTCGGTGCAATTTACTCTTGGCTTTTGAAAATTCCCGAAGATCGTTTTCACGCGTTTTCGGGAAATGCGAGTGCAGGAGGTTTTTCAAAAGCGCTGCTAGAAAGCTTTGATCCCTTAGATCAGCACGAAAGCGAGCTTCGTAAGTGCCTTGAGGCATTTCTTCCGCGCTTTTCCTTCGACCACGGAAGGCTTGCAGAAAAAGTCATCGAAAGCGCACGCTCTGGTAGCTTTAGGGAAGAAGCCTTCGAATATGTATTTAATCTTTTTGATCAAACAGTGCAAAGCCGGGTTGATCGGGAAATCTGGGACATCACTTGCCGAGCACTTTGCCGGCTACCAGAGAGCGGATCTTAGGTTTCGAGATCTGATGGTAAGTCGTTCTCAAAGGATTCAACTTTAGCAATAAGCCTCAGCGCCCGCTGGAAGTAGTTGTCTCGGGCTGTGGCGCATTGGCGCATAGAAGCAAGCTTTGCAAACCTTGTGGCGGCGCTCATGGCAAGTTGTTGAGAATCGACGTTGTAGGGCGTGAGTCTCAAGATCGCTTCCGCTGAATCAAGGGCTAGGGTTGCGTCGTCATTTTTTAAAATGTCGAAAGCGACAAGGATCATTGGGCGAGAGTGCCGCTCGCGAAGCATTTTGGAAATCTTGGTGAGTGATTCGATTTCGGGATCATTTGCTTTCTCTGCAGATGGCAAAAGTCCATACTTCGATGTTTCGGATAAAAGATGTTCGCTTAAGACTTCTAAGGCCTGTGCCTCGATGTTTTCGCAAAGTAAATTAATTTGCCTCGCTTCGTTGGCAGAACCTGGATTGTCGTCAATGATATCTAACTGAAGCTTGATCGCCTCAGCGAATCGCCCATAAACAAAGTGCTCGTTTCGGAGTATTCTTCGTAGCCCGGTTTCTTTTCGGCGGTTTAGTCTTGTGGGTAGGATCTCGTTTGGATCTCGACCAGATAGCAGCTGTGCGCCAGGAAATATTTTAGAACTTAGACGGGCTAAGAAATCAGCCTTGTCTTTTCTTTGAGTCAGATCCAGGTGTAAAACCCAGGTTGGTACTCGGGACGGGGAAAGAAGGCCAAGCTGCCTTAGGGATTCAAAGTCACAATCGATTTGAGTATCGAGCGCACCGTTTTCTGTGAGTGTATCGATTCTAAGTGCTAGTTTACGACTAATCGCCTTCAGTAGACGTTTTAAAATGTAGGGTTCGAGCCGTTCTTTTTCGTCGTAAAAGACGTTGAACGCTTCTAGGTTTTTTCTTTCCTCAAACAGCTGAAGGATCTTTTCTTCGATTCCTTCTGGGTAATAGCCAGCGTTTATAAGCGACTGGATTTCGTTTTTGACCGACTCAGGAACGTCTTCTGTTTGCTTCATCTGAAGCCGAATTTGCGCTAAGCGTTTTAGCTGAGTATTCATGTTTACCCTCGACCCTAAGTATGGCTGGGGGCCGTGTCATAATGGGCCACAAGGCGGTTGTGGCAGCACATCGATGGGTATTCCTGCGTAATTGTGGCATTGGATTATCGGTAGCTCTTCAGGCCCAATATTTTCGAATATCGTCAGCCAACAAATAAACCGGATAAAGAATGTACTACTCTAACCCAACACGGTCTTGAATCGTGGCAAAGCAATTTCGTACTTCTTTGAACTGAGGGAGATTTCCTTCGGGGATGACGATCTCTTTGAGATCAGCAGCAAAGAATCCTTCAACATTGTCCATTGCCGTTTTGGGGTTGGCGAACAATGGAGCTTCGACCAGCCGAGTGTCAGTCCATTTTGTGCGACTCGCGAGTCGTTCATCTTGTCGGATTCGTCGGAGGTCATTTAAGAATTCCTGGGATAAGAGGTATTCTTCAAATTCTCGCTGAGAAAACAGCATCGTCAAATCATAGAAGTGACGGACTCGACTTCGAAGCTCAATCGTCTTGTCCATTCCGTCTTGCATGCTTGCGTATGCGAGCGACAGTATCTTTTCAACGAAGGTGATTTTCCAGTCCAATACCGAGATTTTAAATGGATGTAACGAGTATTCCTCGATCGTGCTTTGTGCGCCTATTGCCTCGAGGTGTTCTGTAATAAATGATGAAATTACCATCTGAAGTGCTGGAGTCGGATTTCCAAAGCAGTTTACTTCCAGCAGAAGTTGATCGCGAACAGGTCCAAAGTTTGTTCCGGCAATTGAGCGAGGGTATTCGTGCAGTGTTCGTCTCATGAGCCCCTTCTTGCTGGTGATACCGGGCTCTTCACGTTCGATGAATGGAGCAACCGTGACATCTTTCGCGATTTCCTTAATGAGTCTACCGATCGCGGCATCCGTCTTATTACCCTTCACGATCGCGATATCGACGTCTTCAGAGAAGCGCTTCACAACTTTGTATGCTTTGGAAAGAGATGTGCCACCTTTAAACACGAGTTCAGAAGACTTGGGGTGTGTGGATAGTCGTTTGAGCAGAAGTGAGACCCAATAGTCTTTCTCAACGTAAACCGCCCGGATTTTCAAATTCTCCGCCGTCGCCTGAACGGCGTCTCGAAAATCTTGTTTGTTCTGGTGAAGATTCAATCAATTCCCCATTCGGTTTTGTTGGGCAGGATATCAGACGATATTGAGAGGCGATACCTGGTTATCGGGTTAAGTGTCTCTTTAAGCTCGGTAGATAGACGTCTATCAGACTCCTGCAAAATCGCACCGAGAAGTGCTCGAACGTATGGCCGTTCGTTTTTAGCTAAGCTTACGAGACGCTTTTTATCGACTTCCGACCGCCATTCGACGATTGATCGGACGCGCGTGATTGTTTTCGAAGTTGCTCCGTCTGGAGTTCTTCGAATGAGGCGTAGGGCCTCTAAGATATCAGTGAGATCCGCGTCTTTGATACCAGCCTTCTTGTTGCCTTGGCGTACAAGATTGATCGTTAGAGAGCCAATTTTGAGCTTTCGGGTAGAGCGAGCGCCTCGAATGCTGACGACTGATGGAACTTGGGTGGTTACTCCGATTCGATTCAGTGCCGTATTACCTGCGAAGTAGCCTCCGCTTTCCTTTACGACTTGATCTAGAATTCTCCACTCGTCGGGGATGACTTCTCCGAACTTCGTCTTTCGGGGAACGTAGTATTTCCCTTTTCCGAGACGAGCAATGCGTCCGCTCTTCTTGAGGCGACTAAGAGCAAGCAGCACGGCTTGCGGATTCCCGAGGTCGGCAAAGTCCTTCATTCCGAAGATTGTGGACTCAGGCAGGCTTTCGATTTTTCGAATGACTTCTCGTGTGATCACGCCCTTCATATCGGTAATTATGGCACATTTTGATAGGTTTTTATATATA
Protein-coding regions in this window:
- a CDS encoding ADP-ribosylglycohydrolase family protein — translated: MKAYYERRRVLGMLLGLHAGDSLGAPVEFSDKNPSLDHRSMIDCIQRNHRKGAATDDTALALLVLKAMPGISGLDINRLRKNMIDYLDSNPPGIGIATAAAIGRMKNGMKFGGTQNEDEQGNGSLMRVAPLALLDLPIQDHQMLIDAQASLTHAHPNCIFADRCFVQALKNALRGKPLAEVRDLLRESLLANKFFSDQIANAHLQTWDDLPNSGWVVHSLHVLVWSLFNCTSFEDALIKVVNLGGDADTNGAICGAMWGAVGGVEAIPKEWLEVLEHRNEIGNLVY
- a CDS encoding nucleotidyl transferase AbiEii/AbiGii toxin family protein, with the translated sequence MNLHQNKQDFRDAVQATAENLKIRAVYVEKDYWVSLLLKRLSTHPKSSELVFKGGTSLSKAYKVVKRFSEDVDIAIVKGNKTDAAIGRLIKEIAKDVTVAPFIEREEPGITSKKGLMRRTLHEYPRSIAGTNFGPVRDQLLLEVNCFGNPTPALQMVISSFITEHLEAIGAQSTIEEYSLHPFKISVLDWKITFVEKILSLAYASMQDGMDKTIELRSRVRHFYDLTMLFSQREFEEYLLSQEFLNDLRRIRQDERLASRTKWTDTRLVEAPLFANPKTAMDNVEGFFAADLKEIVIPEGNLPQFKEVRNCFATIQDRVGLE